The Humulus lupulus chromosome 3, drHumLupu1.1, whole genome shotgun sequence genome window below encodes:
- the LOC133825841 gene encoding receptor like protein 27-like, whose protein sequence is MVVLYLGGNHIGGGIPEWLLNINRETLRILSLSTNSLLRELSPTICKLSSLIRLDLSHNKLRGKLPNCFGKFSKSLSVLSLTDNSFSGNIPNFTKGNQLKLIDLSYNLFEGKLSQSLTNCKMLGHLNVESNKLNDVFPYWLGTLPELIILNLRANQFHGVISEHRTKLHFPKLYIIDISYNNFIGKLPLKYIQSWNAMTSISVENFGYLTSLSINFSAYFDSVGNPVFYFQTILIIKGMYRQFDGIQNIIEIINFSNNKFNGEILEVIGNLKGLYALDLSKNSLSGSIPSSLGKLAKLESLDLSQNELSGQIPSELAQLFFLQYFNVSYNHLSGSIPQQNQLSTFESSSFEGNMGLCGIPLPNLCGNSEALKPPLVEDEQQEESSYLFQFGWQVVVIGYGCGFLARLFIAKIVIP, encoded by the coding sequence ATGGTTGTATTATATCTAGGTGGTAACCATATTGGTGGTGGAATACCAGAATGGTTGCTAAATATAAATAGAGAAACATTGAGAATTTTATCTCTTTCTACAAACTCCCTATTAAGGGAACTTTCACCTACAATTTGCAAACTTAGTTCTCTTATCAGGCTTGACTTATCCCATAATAAGCTGAGGGGTAAACTTCCCAATTGTTTCGGTAAGTTTAGCAAGTCATTATCTGTATTAAGTCTTACAGATAACTCTTTTTCTGGCAACATTCCCAACTTTACAAAGGGAAACCAACTGAAGCTTATTGATTTAAGTTATAATCTCTTTGAAGGGAAGTTATCGCAATCACTTACAAATTGTAAGATGCTTGGACACCTCAATGTCGAAAGCAATAAGCTCAATGATGTGTTCCCTTATTGGTTAGGGACTCTTCCAGAGTTGATAATTCTAAACCTGCGAGCTAATCAATTCCATGGGGTTATAAGTGAGCATCGAACAAAACTTCATTTCCCTAAGTTATATATAATTGATATATCTTATAATAACTTCATTGGTAAATTGCCGCTTAAATACATCCAGAGTTGGAATGCCATGACTAGTATAAGTGTTGAAAACTTTGGTTATTTGACATCATTATCCATCAATTTCTCAGCATACTTTGACTCCGTGGGTAATCCAGTTTTTTATTTCcaaactatactaataataaaaGGCATGTATAGGCAGTTTGATGGGATCCAAAATATTATTGAAATCATAAACTTCTCCAACAATAAATTTAATGGAGAAATTCTTGAAGTCATTGGAAACCTAAAGGGATTGTATGCCCTTGATTTATCCAAAAACAGTCTTAGTGGTAGCATACCCTCTTCACTGGGAAAACTAGCCAAGCTTGAATCCTTAGACCTTTCTCAAAATGAGCTTTCGGGGCAAATCCCTTCTGAACTAGCCCaactcttttttcttcaatactTCAATGTTTCATACAACCACCTCTCAGGGTCTATACCACAGCAAAACCAATTAAGTACCTTTGAGAGTAGTTCCTTTGAGGGAAACATGGGATTATGTGGCATTCCATTGCCAAACTTGTGCGGAAACTCTGAAGCATTGAAACCACCATTGGTTGAAGATGAACAACAAGAAGAGTCGAGTTATCTTTTTCAATTTGGCTGGCAAGTTGTGGTGATAGGATATGGATGTGGATTTTTAGCTAGATTATTCATAGCAAAAATTGTGATCCCTTGA